A DNA window from Salvelinus sp. IW2-2015 linkage group LG4q.1:29, ASM291031v2, whole genome shotgun sequence contains the following coding sequences:
- the LOC111961565 gene encoding 14 kDa phosphohistidine phosphatase translates to MCTQTKAAALIANIPEAEIDPTGVFKYVLIRVHSKEDGDDSSVDIVRGYAWAEYHADIYDKVAEELEKGGHLDCECIGGGRIKHDCQSKKIHVYGYSMGFGKANHAVSTEKLKVRYPKYEITWADEGY, encoded by the exons ATGTGTACTCAAACGAAGGCTGCTGCTCTTATTGCGAACATTCCAGAGGCAGAAATCGACCCGACTGGTGTGTTCAAATACGTTCTCATTCGAGTACACAGTAAAGAAGACGGCGACGACTCGAGCGTAGATATTGTACGTGGATATGCCTGGGCCGAATATCATG CGGATATCTATGACAAGGTAGCAGAGGAGCTTGAGAAAGGAGGGCACCTAGACTGTGAATGTATTGGAGGAGGAAGGATTAAGCACGACTGCCAGTCAAAGAAGATCCACGTCTATGGCTACTCCATG GGCTTCGGAAAAGCAAATCACGCTGTTTCCACAGAGAAACTGAAGGTGCGCTACCCTAAATACGAGATCACCTGGGCTGATGAGGGATACTGA